The DNA window TCAATCAAAAGTTGGTAGAGGTTGCTCTGGGAGTCCCTGTTCTGTCTTTCTTGCCTCCACTGCATCTCTCAACTGCTTTTATGTCTTTTTCTCTtggtctctgtttttttttttccctcatagGATGAGAGGCAGGATTGGCATCCGTAGGTTGGGGTAGTCCTTAAACTCGCGGGTGTAGGTTTTGTGTTTGCCCTTTGCCCAGATGGTCATTTGGATGAAGCCCAGAAATGCAAACAGGGCCACTACGGACACAAGAGAAGGGTTATATACAGATGAACAAACATCATTCTTCATCAGTGCCATTCGATTCAATTCCATGCTTTGTAATGACTGCAATCTAAAACTTATAACGAATGAGCTTTTGGTGAATAATTGTGCATTCTAAAGCCCAATTTCTACTAAGCAGCACAGTACAGTTCAGTGGTAATAATAATTTAGAATTCATTCCCAAATAACCCTACCGAACCTAATtgaactgaaatgaaatgaactgTACTGTATTGCACGGCAGGATAACGTTACTAAATTTGTGTCATAAGTCAATGTGCAGAGGacaccattttttattttattgccaAGAGGATTTTGAAGGCAGTCTAAGGTCTTAGTTTAtacgtatgtggatattttaaCAAACACATTTTTATCTGTTCATTATATTTTTATCCTGTTTACACAACATGTAGATAAAAGAACATTTTAACAGgtgggtttttttgttcttttttgtttttttaaatctaatTTAGGGATGTAGGACTTATATGTACTTATGTGAACTCATAATGTTGGGCCCAAAAGATGCATTTGCAAATTACGACAATGTCCATGTTTGTGCAAACAGGGTCTGTCAGAGTGGTTAAGACCACTTACCTGGGACACATTGAGTCATGATGGAGAAGCTAACCCAAGCTCCAACCTGAAGAAAAACGATCACACCACACAACAGGTCATTACACAGACAAGcattttcaatgattattactaTATTGCCCTGAATAGGCCTATACAGCAAGACATCCCTGAATGTAAGACGACAACCCCCCACCCTCTAACCCCTTTCTGTCGAAGAGATGAAAAACCTTGTTTTATATTCAGGCCAATGCAGTACAAAGATACAACGGTGTTAAGTTGTCACAGGTATAGAAATACAAAGTAAAAAACACAATGATATTTTAGTTGTCCgttcataggcctactgtaggtttGTTGGAAAACCAATAGAGCTGCGCACTGCATTGAAAAtatacattatgttacattacttaATTTACATACACTgcaatgttttattttgttaatgTTTAATGGCAATCCGTCTTGAAGTTATGCTTTGGTCCTTCTTTGATAGGACTGTGCGAGAAAGTGAAAGGAAagtacagggggagagagagatgggtcagtATAGTTTGAATCTAACCCGGATCTCCGGATCCATGGCATGACACAAACGCTGAACCATGGCACCCTTGTTTTATGGCATTCTTGTAAATCAGGTAAGGGATAACGACCAATGACGTGATCGGTTCGATGAAGTTAATGGCGTGCAATGGCACGTTGGACGTGCATAGGCTCTCCGTTTGGAATGCTGAcagtgtgattatttaattttcgtTAGATAATGTGCATGATTCCTACAACGTTATCCCTTAGATAACGGTATTCCAAAGGAAGATTCTATGCATGTCTAAGTTAGACGATTGACTGGTTTCATGAAATGAATGGTCAccatatcagccaatcagaaaagacaaTTCTGTTGTGAAAGGAGATAATGTGTTTATAACCTGTGTTAGAAAATGCACTATAGTGCCATCCCTTACCTCATACGTGTAGTTGGGGCAGGACACAAAGAAGAAAAGCCAAGTGAAGGGGTTCTTGGTCGGGCTGGGAAACTTTCTGATCTTGGGCCCTATCCAACCAAAGCAACCATAAACTATAAGAAAAAGACATGGCAGGAGCTAATGAAGTGTGTTTTAAAGACAGTATGTATACTGTAACATGCTGAACATGCAGCATCTGGTAATATTTAAAGGTGTCAGCTAAATTGTGTGTAATAAAGACAGAACATTAGGATAAGAGCCAATACAGCACTCGTGCATGCAAATCTCTGCCCAGTAGCCCAGTGTCATACAGTGGACATGCATGCCGTAGCTCTCTGACCTTCTCCTCTGAGGTTATTCAAGGTCAAATGGATGGAGAAATTCCCGGCTTCACACAGCTGTAATACATTTCAACAACATCCATAATTAATGCACTGAAGCCATACATTCATAAATTAACTGAATTCATTTTGCTCCATGTTCCTGTTAAATGTGCCAGAAGCACATTAATAAAGATAACGCataaaattaaataattaaaaaaatatcaaaGAACATTATGCAGGTACTATACTTACTATAAACACCAAGAGTGAATAGTTAACTTGCATCTCTCCATATGCTGTGAAACACAAATCATGATACTGTGTTATTCAATGAGATCTCATGTCAGTTAAGATGAATCAGTATAGGATTAGGTTAAAGCCTGCATATCCATCCCGTCTGATCCgggagcaagaaaaaaaaaatggtaacactttattttagggatacatctattagcactaatacatacaatgtgcctgtataagtaacttatgaggcatgtacaaagcaaaatcaaacatttgttaggcatgtattcgcaaatgtcttgttcatgcacaataagggatttattaccaatgtaaccttagtaaggacctagtagaccctagcgtttgcttagtacatgccttacaagttacttatgcaggcattaacattgtatgtattagtgctaatagatgtatccctaaaataaagtgttaccaaaaaaaataaCTAGGAGTTTACTGCTCCCCCTTTTATAAATATTTTACGTAACGCTTCGGGTGAAAACCCCTTCTTCAGACGAATCAATACTATGTGTGTAATGTGCTGGTAGACTTACATGGAGGTGTGTAGAGAGGGTGGTTGATGTAATACGCCAACCAGGCAGCAAAGCCCCAATAATAGGCACAATTCTGCCGAGAAAAGAAGCAGACGGTAGAAAGTAAGGGTAAACTGAGAAAGAATAATGGACTGCCAAGTATGGGAGAAAAGAGTGACACTTTGATGGATAAACTATAAGAGAATGACACATGAACTGAGTATGTCAGTGGCTCTCATTGTTCAGTCTCACAGTCTGTGGAGTATAGACTCTGGTGCCTCATCTACATCAGTTTACATGTACTCTCTATTCAAAGTTTTTGTTTCTCAGCGCATGTAAAGGGAACTCCCCTGTCACTGTATTTGATTCCTGTTGTGAATGAGTTGAGTGAGTTGTTGAGGGTTGGTATTGACTAAGACATGCCCCCAAGAGACTGATATGATTAAGACATGCCCCCATGTGACCCCAGCTGCCAACAGCCCCCCCtccacacaaacgcatgcacacacacacacacacacacacacacacacacacacacacacacacacacacacacacacacacacacacacacacacacacacacacacacaaaaacgcttgTGCGTGCGGTGTGCTGCGTGTCGCGCTCGCCCCCAAAGCTGTACGGTGCGGTACGTACCCTGGCTATTGTCCTCAGTGGCATGGTGCCGTGAGAGAAACGATGCACAAATATAGTTTCAATTAACCTCTTGATGTAGTGGAAGGAGTGACAAGCACAGGCCAGactgtgaagagaggagagaagaggagaggggaggaaaggagaggagaggagaggagaggagagaagagaagagaagagaagagaagagaagagaagagaagagaagagaagagga is part of the Engraulis encrasicolus isolate BLACKSEA-1 chromosome 9, IST_EnEncr_1.0, whole genome shotgun sequence genome and encodes:
- the LOC134455616 gene encoding very-long-chain enoyl-CoA reductase-like isoform X2; this encodes MSSRTIYFEVEILDARTKQQLCFMDKVDPHSTIGEVKSLFHKSYPKWYPSRQALKLDPKGKALRDEDVLQNLPVGTTATMYFRDLGPQLGWTMVFLAEYMGPLLIYLLFYFRVPYIYTDKFAFTASPYPVVSLACACHSFHYIKRLIETIFVHRFSHGTMPLRTIARNCAYYWGFAAWLAYYINHPLYTPPSYGEMQVNYSLLVFILCEAGNFSIHLTLNNLRGEVYGCFGWIGPKIRKFPSPTKNPFTWLFFFVSCPNYTYEVGAWVSFSIMTQCVPVALFAFLGFIQMTIWAKGKHKTYTREFKDYPNLRMPILPLIL
- the LOC134455616 gene encoding very-long-chain enoyl-CoA reductase-like isoform X3; the encoded protein is MSSRTIYFEVEILDARTKQQLCFMDKVDPHSTIGEVKSLFHKSYPKWYPSRQALKLDPKGKALRDEDVLQNLPVGTTATMYFRDLGPQLGWTMVFLAEYMGPLLIYLLFYFRVPYIYTDKFAFTASPYPVVSLACACHSFHYIKRLIETIFVHRFSHGTMPLRTIARNCAYYWGFAAWLAYYINHPLYTPPSYGEMQVNYSLLVFILCEAGNFSIHLTLNNLRGEGPKIRKFPSPTKNPFTWLFFFVSCPNYTYEVGAWVSFSIMTQCVPVALFAFLGFIQMTIWAKGKHKTYTREFKDYPNLRMPILPLIL